A segment of the Dunckerocampus dactyliophorus isolate RoL2022-P2 chromosome 19, RoL_Ddac_1.1, whole genome shotgun sequence genome:
gaaccgggactaacacaTCAGAGAACTACAGATACTCTTTTCCAAAAACGCAACAACCGacaatatcttgttttgcctaaaacgccAAGATAATAGGCCTGCTTTTATGGGTGACTAAGGACATTACAAATATTCACatgtgagaggctgaaatccgATTAATTCCTATGTAAACTCATCACTATTTAGTGTGTACTTGCAGTATTTGAAAGTTATGTGAAGAGTAACCAGGGAACTTTGTAAATTCAGGAACATCCTTGTCATTTTCAGATTTTGGCTCTTCAAGTTTGCAGCGGCTGTTGCCATCATCATTGGGTCTTTTTTCATCGCAGAGGGTCCCTTCACAACTGGTAAACAGTCTGTATGCTCTATGTTGTGTATCGCTACATCTTAAATCACCCAGCAGCATTCATGCAATCGTATTATCTTGACAGTCTCGCCGCTTTGAATTTCGcatcttcactctatcacagcttttgaaaagtgtatcaattaataaatcatgcggtTTTGTGGTCGAATACGGCAAACTTGCCTCAGCAAACAAATTCCATGCAAACCAAGAATGCAGAAAAGATCATCTCCAAGATAAACACACCCAGCAAACAAAAGCGGAAATGGAGCATTTCAAAAAGAACCTTCCAATAGAAGACgacacacaaaaagaaataaaagtgtTTGGAGCTCATTGACGGATGGGAATTCACGAAGGAATGACAGCTAAAGAAACCACAAACTCATCgacaaacaaatgtataaataacgagacacacaaacacaaaggagAAGTGTGCTTGCCTGTCACAAGGCACccacacagaaaagaaaaaatacttgaaTACCACCTCGACACCTGCAGGAATTTTGCCTCTGTATTGTCCCAATTCGCTGTGCCAATGTGTGTCCTTTAgatggcacgcctgaaaagtGTGAAGGCTAGTTTGCGAGCATGCCTTGTCACCACCATTTCCTGTggcgcatccgtgaagcagtcgtggcattactTAGTCCTGCTTTTTCCCACGTGACGCCAGGCGATAGCAGACACCCCTAGCTTAAATCATTCTTCTATTCGCAAGGGACTTAGAAGATGTTgcactccagagaagaagctctcattgcagaaaagaaaaggtgtcagctgcagaaagagtaggaagaaggtATAAACTCCAAAAAAGAAAGcatggacagtgtgggagagtgAATTGCTGTCTGGAGGACATCGCTTTTGGCATTACGATCACTTATTAACACAACTTCACAAGGAAGAGGCAAAaagctacagaaattacttgaattcccccccgacttgctccaagaggtggtggaaaacttaacccaggggtcggcaacccctGGTTTCGGAGCCACACGTTGTTGCCGAGCTCAgtgatttgtaattttttttaaaccaaagtgGAGGAAATATGCATTTTCCAAAAGAGTTTGAATTGTCCGACTCActgcaagtccgtgaatgcatctagaccgtgttctgactgctgattggatgagcaagggaacgTACAGAGGTGTGTGCGGTGAGACATGAAAAAGACGTCTTGTTGAGTGTGCTACCCTCGTggtaagctatccataaccaTGAATACGTCCCTAGAAAGAAAAATCTTGGACTAAAATAGTTTAATTGTGAACAGACATGTTCCTTTGCCATATTTTATTTTCCTTGGCATAGCCACCCGTGTGCTTAGGTGGGCGAGTGTTAGCTGCCGTTAGGCTGATGATCACAcggtgagcctcgaaaacttaCCATACTCCATCACGTGTTTGTTCtgcaaatgctgtattaaattaaaggtTTTTAACGTGCTATCCTACAAgatagtttttgtggcatgtgttggcagttaagctccacacggcagacatgattgtttttgttttggcacgcctgtgcactgtgaaggaaagtgggaggagcatGCTGTCCAAGGCGTTAGTTAGGGCATGACACTAGACTGCACGCATGGATCACTGCGGCTGCAacagtgctagccacaggtgatgcGCTTTGTGATCGGTGTCGAAAGGCATTTATCTGCAGatgccgatcacgtgatttttcacagaaatcgtcCCATTCTGATTGGTGGCTTATCGATCGGAGCACCTCTAGTATTGAATTGTGATGAGTCAAATAGTGTAAACAATACTGAGCAGACAGCGCTGATATAAAGATATCATATAAGATATaaagatatgtgaactctgatcggcttttttatgttaaatttgactacattttcttttaattttacacaaacacgGCGATGACTCAAAATACTTTGTCCAGTctttaaatgatttcaaagtAGGCGTACACGTGCACTCTGCATTTCTGTTAGTTGAATTATGATGTTGGAACAAGTACaatctattaaaaaaatataataaaaaattacaacttttaaaaagtttatAAACTATGTCATGTTTTCCGGTTCcacactatttttttctttactggaagaggaggcaaaatggttcTTTTAATGTTAAACGTTGCCGACCCCTGAGTTATTAGCCCATTCATGAGAATGAGGCACACCGCTTGCATTGTTTGCCAGTAGGTTGTGTTGCATTTGCTACTAATTCACGTGTGGAACTAAAGATTACGTCTGCCAGAAGTTTTGAAGacttctagttttttttttgcataccaCCAATTGACTCATGACGCACCACTGCGTGGACAAAATTCATGCAAGTGTCTAAACGTAATGTAAAGTACTAAAAGAGGATTACATTTTAGCCACAGAATTAGCATGTACCCCTGTAATGGCAGCCATGTTCCTCAAGTGATCTTGTTGCATGTTCTGTGTAAGGGCGTCCACCTCACTTGCTTACTCACTTAGTGGCGGAGCATCTAAAGCTAAACGTGGAGGAAGGGACACTAAGATCTCCTGTCATCTTCTGCAGTGTGGTTCTACATTGGGATGGCGGGGGCATTCTGCTTCATTCTTATCCAGCTGGTTTTACTCATTGACTTCGCCCATTCCTGGAACGAGTCGTGGGTGGAGAAGATGGAGGAGGGCAACTCTCGCTGCTGGTATGCAGGTATGGACCTTCACCTGTTCGATGTAGTTACATGTAGGCCTCTCAGAGCAGACTGTCTGATTGCTGTAACTAGCTAAGACCTCAGTGTCGCATATAGAAGGCATGCAGGATGGCCTTCTCCGCCTGTGCACGAGGGAGGGCTGAGCTAGTTAAACGGTCATCTAACCtgaagtgcctcggacttgctccaGGCTCCTTGCTCCGTGTggaagacgagtccccgcagctgttgtatcattcttcctggtacatTGAACTGTCAAAATTGAGCTATCATTTCCAGGAGTTATTTGGAAGCATTGAAGGTAACAAACCAAAAGCAATACGGTCTAACTATTGGTGCTTCGAGCCGGATCTTGTGCTTCCTGCTCGATCTGACTTCGGCACTCAACACTTCCAGCAATTTAAGTGGGCCCAAAATAACACAGTAAGCAGAAAACCTTACTTTTGTAAGAACTAATTTCTGGCCCCTAGTGGGGAAGATTGCTGGAATTGATGAGAAAAGAAAGCCAAAAAGGTTCTTAacaaattttgccttatttCATTACACTAATTACAATTGAGAGTACCAGTAGGAATGAttttccctctttttttgttttttttttcaataagaaaatcagaaaaagattttaaaaaaaatgtttgagttTGTACTACTTAGTAAGGAAAGCCGCTATCGTTTTCcagacttatttggaagcattaAAGATAACGAACCTAAAGCAATGCAGTCTTAACACAGCAAACAGAAACATGAATGGCGACTTTTCGTAGCTTGAAGGTACGTAGAAGTTTCCTGCAGTTAGGAAGTTGCAGTAAAGAGTGTTTGCTATGTTGGCAGCCCTCCTGTCTGTCACGGCACTCAACTACTTGCTGTCTCTGGTGTCCCTGGTCCTCTTCTACGTCTACTACACCCACACTGATGGATGCACCGAGAACAAGGTCTTCATCAGCATCAACATGCTGCTCTGCGTGGGGGCCTCTGTCATTTCCGTCCTGCCTCAAATCCAGGTGTTAACACGTTTATTGCTACCTTCATTATCAGCGTATATACTTTCTACACTCCATAACCTTCTCTTACTGGGGTCTGTTACGTGTGTTTAGGAGTCACAGCCCAGGTCTGGCCTGCTGCAGTCCTCCCTGGTGACCTTGTACACCATGTACTTGACCTGGTCTGCCATGACCAACGAGCCTGGTAAGACCTGTGAACACATCTTGCATTTTTCTCACATTGTTCTCTCCcagccgcacagtggtctactggttagcatgttggccacacagtcagcagaTTGGGAAGAAgaaggttcgaatctccgttgggcatttctgtgtggcgtttaattggagactgtaaatattaccataggtatgaatgtgagtgtgaatggttggttgtctatatgtgccctgtgattggctggcgaccagtccagggtgtaccccgcctgttgcccaaagtcagctgggataggttccagcagaCAAACAATTGACCCCGTGACcctggcatagaaaatggatgaatggatggatgttctctCCCAAAAAAACTAACAGCCATAAACTCAGTTTGGCAAACACACTAATGTAGCTTTGGAATGCAGATGCAGAGGTGATTGCAAAAAGAAGTCTTAACTTAGTCCTTGGTGAGGCCGGTGGTTCTCAATTTATTGTCTTGTCAGTAATGTTTTCATTATCCTTCTTATGTGTTCACTCTTctcgctctgtgattggccagtcacacacagcgaccgcccctccctagacacaACACAAAAGAATAGCAACACAACTTTTCAGCTATTAGCAGTGCactaaacatattgaaatagcatgctaacaatataaaGATTTGGTGGCAATGCTAACGAGGCTGACTTAGCTCAACAGTTAGTGACCAGCTCGGCGGCTGGATGCTTTAAGGCGCTCAACACATCCAATATCACGGCGCAAACAGCGTCTAGCATTGAATGAATGAGAAATAGCCAGGTTACTCAGTTGAACAAGGTTTGTGTTACGACAGCAACTCTGCCGTGGTGCGTTCATGTGCCCATCTCGCGTCGTAATTGGGATTTACTTTTAATCACGTGTTAAATTGAAGGAACACAAGAGAATGggcactactaaaacagtctttataccattttttaaagtgttttttaaatatattgtctttccagtttacatgtaagcatgatttaaacaagaacaacaaccaaaacaaataGATGCAGCTAGCAGGTAAGTGGTGCTATTTGAGGtatctttagaacaggctgtcatgcgactcatgtggtccttagggGCCACCTGGTACCCAtgggcaccgtgttggtgacccgatttagaccacacatacacgcacaataAAGACGTTAATGTGATGCTCGGCGTGCCCGTGAACGCATCTtgcggtctgtctagtgacaacgaGGAATGTCGCTGTGGACGAGAGACGTTTATGTagtttgtttagagttggaaatacatatatggtgtttgaattgcactactgttgatgtgttcaggtcataAAGTTAGTGCcatgaacatttaatgtaatGAATTCCattaattagttaccgccgttaacacgCTACAGCCTGACTAAAACCTAGTAAGTCTTCTAGATCACTTATACACGTACACAGTActcataacaataaaaatagcaacgtaagccccacccatgtctggttaaaccacgcccacatcCGGTTTATGTCccgcccattccgagtacagatactgTATGAGTACGATAAtgtagatgggtgaacagatgcagatacagatagtggtgtactcgctcatccctagttcttaatgtatttttatcacaaaacgtccttgttagcatcccatcAGCTTGCTAattcatggaaacaggaagtggaagtcagTTCTATcccctgtctatgatgtcaccagAAGTTGACTCGCAAAGCCATTCTATTGGtcttatgcataaagcaattctaaatgcaaataaatgaccTTGGTTGAAGACGTagttgttgccaaagacactatgtggcagcgagatcaacactatgagttatttgttgaattcagtagtgtttctcaccttctttatcaaagtgccgCCACTcgcaactttgtttggcttaTTTTTCTGTCACAAAAAGGTTCCTTCACTCCTCCAAACAAAGTTTGTTTGTGCttcacagacaggaagtgcaaCCCGAGCCTTCTGGGTATCATCGGGCTGAACACCACCACCCCCGAGAGCCAGGGCCACGTGGTTGAGTGGTGGGACGCCCAAGGCATCGTGGGATTGATTGTCTTCCTCATGTGTGTCATGTACTCCAGGTGAGGAACACGACAAAGACTTAACGGTACGATGGCGCCACCTTTCCACGCTTgactgctctctctctctctctctctctccttcagCATCCGGAACTCGTCCAACACCCAGATCAACAAACTGACTCTGACCAACGACGAATCCGCCCTGATCGAAGACGGGCCCCAGGTGGAGAGCTTGGAGGACGACGACAGCGCAAGCCGAGCGGTGGACAACGAGAGGGAAGGCGTCACCTACTCTTACTCCTTCTTCCACTTCATGCTCTTCCTGGCTTCACTCTACATCATGATGACACTCACCAACTGGTACAGgtacgctcacacacacacacacacacacaccaaacactcgccatcttgatatgccacacctgagAGGTGGATAATAAGAACATATTATAAGAACATATAAGAGCATatttagacacatttgtcaACAGTATATGACAGAAaaagccttttgtgtacatttttatctttttatcttttgtttttttttttttacatttttatgagttcagctcatgaaagatgggagcaaaataaataataaataattgtaaatgtaattatttttttcattattgaaATTAAATCttttatacactatatatatatatatatatatatatatatatatatatatatatatatatatatatatatatataatgtatatataataatttcatatattaatataagttgaaatatttttggttGTGTTCTGTGACCTTTATGATGgtgattatttacattttaacataaatgttaaatatttttggctttgCGATGACTTTATGATGGcgattatttacattttaacataaatgttaaatatttttggtTTTGCTGTGACTTTATGATGgtgattatttacatttttaatataaatgttaaatattttggATTATGTTCTATGACTATGATGATGATTTCAAtgttaatataaatgtaa
Coding sequences within it:
- the serinc1 gene encoding serine incorporator 1 — encoded protein: MGAVLGLCSMASWIPCLCGSAPCLLCRCCPSGNNSTVTRLIYAFFLLLGVGVACIMLMPGMEEHLKKIPGFCEGGMGSSIPGVEGHVNCDVLVGYKAVYRVCFGMAMFFLLLSVLMIKVKSSKDPRAALHNGFWLFKFAAAVAIIIGSFFIAEGPFTTVWFYIGMAGAFCFILIQLVLLIDFAHSWNESWVEKMEEGNSRCWYAALLSVTALNYLLSLVSLVLFYVYYTHTDGCTENKVFISINMLLCVGASVISVLPQIQESQPRSGLLQSSLVTLYTMYLTWSAMTNEPDRKCNPSLLGIIGLNTTTPESQGHVVEWWDAQGIVGLIVFLMCVMYSSIRNSSNTQINKLTLTNDESALIEDGPQVESLEDDDSASRAVDNEREGVTYSYSFFHFMLFLASLYIMMTLTNWYSPDSNYEAMTSKWPSVWVKVSSSWICMALYVWTLVAPLVLVNRDFD